DNA sequence from the Pedobacter schmidteae genome:
TCGGGGCCATTATCAATCTTTCCGGTGTATATGGGTTTGCTGATGGCCCAATGCTCCGACTGCGGGTCATTTTCGGGAGTAAATTCGTTACCAAACAAAGTTACCCTGGTAAGGGACACAGCCGAGCGTGAAGGTGCCGTCTCCGGATTCTGATCTACTATTCTGAAGCCCACGTTGTTCATATCAATCAGGGTCAGCGTGCCAACCGATGTATTGCAGGTGAGAGAAAATCCCTGCACATACCAGTTTCGCACCACACCAAAGGTAGCCTGCGGCTTGGTCAGGTATTTATAGGCAATAAATAAAGGTTTGCCGGGTACCACCAGATCGGCTACGGATTTGGTTCCCGAAGCCACAAAAGTGGCGCTGGTACCATACGTAAAACGATTACTGATGTCTATCCAGGTTGCTTGCTGCACACTGGAAAAATCGCTGTAGTTGCCATTAAAATCTGTAGAGGCCATTACAGAAAACTGGTTACTCTGTGCACCCGTAGCTGTTGGGTTGGCGGTGGTAAAAGACAAGTCCAGTCCCTCGCTATCCAACACCCTCCCATCTTTAAAAGTATAATCGCTGAATACCTCGCCCGAGAAAAATGTGATCAGATTGGGGTTCCCTTCAAATTCAAAATTGACATCCTCGCCCACCTTATAGGTTACGGAGCTGGTATTGACCTTAAAATTATCAATCCCCGGATTAATTTCCAGTTCCTTACTGCAGGAAGCAGTAGAGAACAATGCGGCGAATAAGGCATAATATTTAAATTTCATTTGATTCGGTTTAATTGATGAGTGAATTACCAATAAGGATTTTGTTTCAAGGCGTTATTTACCGCCATTTCCGAGGTCGGAATAGGCCACAGCAGGTGTTTTTCTTTCACATTGTGATAGCGTTGTGCCCAATATGCGGTAGGTACCTGCTGGGTCACCAGATCGCCAATCTGATTCATTCTGAACACAAACACGCCCCACCTGATGAGGTCTCCTTTGCGCAAGGTTTCAAAACAAAGCTCCCTTGCCCTTTCATCCTGGATAAACTGCCGGAAACTTTCCTGCGAAGCTATATCGGTGGCTGTTGCATTGGCATCGGTAAGTTTATGTACAGTAGCTGTTGCGGTAGCTCCCGTCCCTCCGCCACCGGTAATGGTAACTGTTGCTGTAGTATAATTACGGCCCATCTGTGTACCCGTAACACCGTCAAATGCCAGCGTTATTCCTGTCACTTTCTTTGTGCTGGTCGAAATGGCAGCAGTAGCCTGTGCCCTTACCCCACCTGTTCCCGGGTCCGAAATGGTCACTGTAGGTGCCGAAGTATAGTTTGCACCCCCATTGGTGAGGGTAAATGCCTTTACGCCAGTCGACATAGACCTTTGTCTTACTTTATTTACCGCATCTATCGCTTCCTGGGTAGGCGTTCCGTTCAGTTCATTATCTGCTTCGGCAAACATCAGCAATACATCCGCATACCGCAGCAGTGGGAAATTGATAGGGGTAACACTTCTCGATTTTGGCAACACCAATTCATATTCCCTGCGGTATTTGCCCGAAGTACGGTTGTATAGGGTAGCTACACCAACCGTGGTAATGGCTGTTTTGCTGCCCAAAGCACCGGTAGCATTATACGTAAAACTGGCTATCGACCAGTCTCTGCGCAAGTCGCCCACTTTATACAGCTGGTACAAACTCGCTGTAGCCCTTACTCCTCCAAAACCCTCACCGGTTTCTGTATTGGCAGAGGCTGGGCCATTTAAATAACCTACACCACCAGCTTCGGTAAAGGCTTCAGCATTGTTGCCCCAAAATTCAACCTCCCATATACTTTCTTTGATGTCATATTCGTCGCGGGCATATTTTATAAAAATATCAGAATAACTCGGATTCAGGTCGTGCCCTGCCTCTGTATCATCCATTACCTTTTTTGCCCATTCCCGGGCGTCTTTATACTTTTCTACATCCTTAAGCGGATATCCGGCCATAAACAGGCAAACCCTGGCCAATATTCCCCTTACTGCCGATTTGCTGACACGGCCTCCATAGCCCAAAGTTCTGATGCCCGCAACCAGGCCTTCGGCGGCTTTCATATCCGTCAGGATCTGATCGTAAACCTCCTTGTCCGTTGCACGGGGGATATCGATGTCATCTACATCCAGCGTAGGCTTCAATACCAATGGTACACCACCAAAGCTCTGTACCAGCATAAAATAATAGTAGCCTCTTAAAAAAAGGGCCTCGCCCCTGATCTGGTCCCTTACGGCTTTATCTATTTGAGGGTTGTTGTCTAAATTAGCCAATAGCGCATTTGCCCGGGTCACGCCGGTATACAAGCTGGTCCAATACAAACTGATGTTGGCATGGCCCGCGGTAAAATTATATTCATGTGGACCAATTGGGGTGGTCGACCGGGCATAATAGCCTTCATCGGCCTCCAGGCCAAGCAAGTAACACATGCGGCTGCCATACAGCCCCGTTGAACCCAGTACATCATACACTCCGGCCAGCGAAGCATTCAATTTCTCTTTGGTATCGTAATAAGCTTCAGGTGGCAAAAAATCTTTAGGATTGGTATTTAACTTTTTACAGCCAGCCACAGCAGCAAAAACGAGAACAAGCAGACAGTAATATTTTAATTTCATATCGTTAAATATTTCTGGTTAAAAAATCGTTAAAATGAGGCTTTAAGCGCAAAATTCAGGGTTCTTGCCTGCGGATAAGCCGAGTAATCGAACCCCGGCGTAAGTACCGAATTCAGCACCGAAACCTCGGGATCCATTCCCGAATATTTGGTAAACGTATACAGGTTCTGTGCAGAAACCACCAGGCTCAAATTGCTCAGATAAAACCTTTTAATGTATTTTGAAGGGATGGAATAGCCCAGCGATACTGTTTTAAGGCGCAGGTACGAACCATCTTCCAATACGCGGGTAGACTGCGCTCCGGCAGGCCCATGTCCGCCAGGTTTATAATTTGCATTGGTAGGGTTTTCGGGCGACCACCTATTAATATAACTGGCGTATTGATTGGTATTGGCCAGGCCCAGGTAATTTCCATCCAACATCATCCTGTTGGCATTGTAAATCTGGTTGCCATACGACCATTGTAAAAATACATTGAGGCTAAAGCCTTTATATCCCAGATTGTTTAAAAAACCGCCGGTATGCAGCGGCTGTCCACTACCAATTACCGTCATATCGGCATCATCAACCGTACCATCTCCATTGATGTCGCGGTATTTGATATGCCCCGGTTGAATGGGAACTGTCTGCCCATTGCCCGGAATTCCTTTCTTTAACACATATATGCCTGGCGATGGACTGTCAAAATCCTCAAACTGGTACACGCCGTCAAATATCCTTCCGTAGAATAAACCGGCCGGCTTACCTATTTCCGAAACATATAATTGCGGACTATCCTGCCCCACCCTTACGGTAGAAAACATCCGCTCCTGGTTGCGGGCCAGCGCCAACACCTTATTGCGATTAAAAGCGATATTAAAGTTACTGGACCAGCTGAAGTTTTTATTGCTGATGTTGATCGTATTGAGGCTAAATTCCATTCCATCATTTCTGATGCTACCAATATTTTTAAATGCTTTGGCATAACCACTACTGGCCGGCATATCGGCATTCAACAAAAGGTCTTTGGTGGTTTTACGGTATACCTCCACCGTAAGTTCTATCTTATTTTTAAACAGCCCCAAATCGTATCCTATATTGGTTTGTTGTGTGCTTTCCCATTTCAATTTCGGATTGCCCAGCTTGCTCAGCACAATACTTTGCGTAGGCGTACCATTATTAAAGGAATATGAATTGCCCATGGGCAGGGCCAGGTTAGAGAAATAATCAAAATCACCAATACGGTTGTTGCCGGTAACCCCATAGCTTAACCTCAGCTTGGCATTGGAAGTCATGGGCAGGGCTTTCATAAAAGGTTCATTGTGCATGTTCCATGCTGCCGCTGCCGAGGGGAAGTAGCCCCAGCGGTTGGCCATATAAAATTTAGACGAACCATCAGCCCTGTAAGTAGCAGTAAGCAAGTATTTCGATTTATAATTGTATTCGGCCCGGCCATAAAATGACATCAGTGCATTGTCGCTTTCGTTGGCCACTCCACCAAAAGGAGTCCCCTCGTCCAGTCCCGGCATGCCCAAAGCCTCGTTGGGCAGGCGTTGCGCCGAGTAGCCATATGAATTGCTGCTGGTACTTTGAATAGAAAACCCACCCATTACGGTCAGTTTATGGTCCTTGTTGAAGGCTTTATTATAGGTCAGGATGTTTTCGTTAGACCATACATCGTTGTCGCTATACCTTACAGAACCATTTACGCCCAGACTGTTAAAGCGGTTTAAGGGACTACCCTGAGGAGTTTTTGAATTGAAAAAACGGTCCAGCTTTGATTTCCGGGTGCTGGCAGTTCCGGTAACTTTTAGGGTCAGGTCTTTCAGTATATCATATTGCAGATAAGCATTGGCCATAAAATCGGTGGTACCGGTATGGGTATAGTCGTTCAGACTGGACACCACCGGATTGATGCGAATATCCGACACATTGGTATTGTCCGGATCGTCGTCATAATCCTCCAGGCGTACATCAGTACCGGTGGTTGGGCGGTATGCCCATGTCCTGTACATCATATAGGCCGTAAAATTGGCATTACCGCCAGCGGCAACCAGCTGACCTGATCTGGTAATCTGGCTGTAATTGGCCGTTAAGCCCACCTTTATCTTTTTGCTGATCGTCTGGTCAACAGCTATCCGCCCCTGGTAACGTTTAGAGCCTGTGTTGAGAATAATCCCTTCCTGGTCAAACACCGACCCTGATATGGCGTAGCGGGTTTGCGTATTGCCACCTCTTAAAGAAATGTTGTGAATTTGCATGGGCGACTGCTTAATCACCTTATCCTGCCAGTCGATGCTTTCGGCAGTTCTGTAAAACTCCAGGTCACGTCCGTTCTGGAAATAATTTGCCTCCGCATTCACGGCGCTGATTTCCTTTTGCAGTTTTACAAACTCATAAGCATTCATCATTTCTATTTTTTTCAGCGGCTGCTGAAATCCAAACGAGCTGCTCAGGGCAACCAAAGGTTTTCCTATCTTTCCTTTTTTTGTTTCAATAATGATTACACCATTTGCCCCTCTCGAGCCATATATAGCGGTGGCCGATGCATCTTTTAAGATGTTGATGGAAAGAATATCATCTGGGTTGAGGGCTGCATTATCAGGTTCTTCAATAGGGAAACCATCTATAACATATAGAGGCGAATTGCTTTGTGTAAGGGAGTTTGCCCCCCTGATCACGATGTCCATGCCTACACCGGGCTGTCCATCAGAAGAGGAAACCTGTACACCTGCAATTCTTCCTGCCAGGGCTTCAGCAAAAGAAGCTACGGGAGCTTTGGTCAGGTCGTCCATGTTTACCTGGCCCACAGAGCCCGTAAGGTCACTTTTTTTAACGCTGCCGTAACCAATCACCACTACTTCGTTTAAAGCATTGTATACCGGTTTTAAAGGCACGTTTAAGGTTGTTTTGTCGCCTACCAGCAAGGTTCTGCTTTCATACCCGACATAAGAAAATATCAGGTAATCGGCATTGCCCACCCTCAGGCCATACTTACCATTGGCATCGGTAGCAACCACTGCATTGTTTCGTTTCAGTTTAATGCTTACCCCGGGTATGGGATCGCCAGTGGTGGCATCTGTTACGGTCCCGACCAGGTTTTTTAATTGCTGCGCGCAAAGTGTTTCGGGTAAAATCAAACACAAAGCCATCAGTAAAACAAATAAAATGGGGCCTACCGGTTTAGTATTTTTTTTGTTCATAGTTTGGTTGGTTGTTGGTTAGTTATTTGGTCAATTTTGTTTGCACGTACAAAATGGGTACGTACCCGAAAACGCTAATCAAAGTATATATTCCGGTAACAGCGGAAGCTTTTATTAAAAAAATCCTTGTTACTTCTTTGTTGCTCTTAACGCTCTTAACGCTCTCAACCTGGCTACTTCTGCTTCATTCACTGTGCTGGCCTTATTTCCAAACTGTGTCCGGATATAACTGGCTACCGCAGCGATCTCCCTGTTGCTCAAAAAATTGAAAGCAGGCATTTCCTGATCATATTTCTGTCCCTTAACCGTTATCGGTCCCGATAAACCCTTCAGCAATATATGAATCAGTGCATTTTTATCACCCATTACCTGCGGAGTGCCTTTTAGAGGTGGAAATACTCCTGCAATCCCCTTACCATCGTTTTTATGACAGGACGCACAATAATTGGTGTACACCACTGCCCCGGCCGACGCTACCGGCCTGGTTGTTTTTTTAGCGACAACTGCATTTGTCCCTGTTTTGGTTTTAAATATTTTAATGATCCTGTCGTCCTCTTTTTTAGGGTATCCATCAGACGGATTCCAGTCGCGGTTGCTGGTCGACACATACACATCACCTGCCGGCGACACACATACACCTCTCAATCGTCCAAATTCATGATCCAGATATATGCCTTCGGAAAGCACTTCATTTCCGGCCTCATTCAACTTCAACACCCTTAAACTTTGGGTTTTGAGGGTAACCAGCAACATGGCATTTTTCCATTCGGGAATGGCGGGCGAATCATAATAGGCGATAGCTGCGGGGGCAATAACCGGGGTCCATGATTTTACCGGAACCGTAACCGTGGTGGTTTTAGCAAAATCTTTTTCCTTTTCTGTATCGCAAAAGCCCTCAACAAAAGGCCATCCGTAGTTTGCTCCTTTTTTAATGATATTCAGTTCATCTTCTATCGCATCTCCATGTTCCGAATTGAAAAGCGTACCTCTTTTATCAAAGGCTAATCCCTGGGCATTGCGATGGCCCATCGACCACACGGGACTGGCCGGGTCGGGATTATCATTGGGTATACTTCCATCTATATTGATGCGCAGCACTTTGCCATTCAGCGATGTTTTGTCCTGTGCATTTGCCCCTTTTACGGCATCGCCGGTCGACATCATCAATTTGCCATCAGGCGCCAGCACAATGCGCGAACCATTATGCCCGGTATTTCCCGGAATATCGTTTAACAATACTACCGGATTAATCAGCGTATCCGAGGTATAAGTATATCTTACCAATCTGGACAAAATGGCTGTACCATTTTTATAGGTATAGTCTAAAAATACATAAGGCTTTTTAGGATCCGGATGAACGGCCATCCCCAATAAACCGAGCGAACGGTATCTGTAAACTTCAGGAATACGCAGCAGCATCTTTTTTTCACCGGTTTCGGGATTAACCTTACTTAGGGTACCACTCTGCTCGGTAAACCAGATCCAGTTGTCGGGCCCCCAGGTCATTTCCCAGGGCACATTCAGACCCGAGGCAATGGTTTTGTTCCCCAATAAAACAGGCTCCTGTTCAAACACACCTTGCACCGGTCCACTCACATAACTGCTAAGTGCAATACTGGCCAAAAAGGTCATCAACAGAAGGCTTCTTTTCATTTGATTTATTTATGGGTACGTACCCGAAGATAAGAAGCCTAAATCTATTAACCAAATTAAAAAGGAAATAATTGGATTTATTTCTTCAAAAAGTCCGATCCGAATATTTTATCCCACAAAGCAGAAGTTACGCCATAACCCTTTGTCGAGTCGTCGTAATGGTGCAGCATATGGTGTTGTTTAATCTTTTTCCATACGCCATTTTTAAATTGTGCGTGGTGCAGCATATAGTGGGTGATGTCATAAAACAGGTAGCCCAATATAAATCCGGCAAAAAAACCGTCCAGTAAATCTACCGGCAGCACCCAACGGAAAAGAAAATAAAATGCAGTAGCCAAAGGAATACTTGCCGATGGTGGCATTACCAACCTTTGCGCATCATTTGGGTAATCGTGGTGTACGCCATGAAATATAAAGTGAATGCGTTTGCCCCATTCCGATGAAGGATAGAAATGGAATACAAAACGGTGTAATACATATTCTGTCAATGTCCAGATCAGCAGTCCCAGAAAAAGGTGCGCCAGAAACATCAATATACCATTGGTCTGAACAGAAGCCCAGAAAAAATAACAAATAACTGGTATATAAACAATTAATGGTACGTAATATGGTACTTTAGATAATGCCTCGAACAAGGGATTCTTAAACATCCGGATAGATTCCCGCGAGTTGGATACAAAATTCTTTTTCATGGTTAATTAATTCTGCTGCCTGTTAAAAAGGAAACGCTAAATTACTTCTTTTCTTGTTTTCTTAAAACTCCATTTATTAAAATTTGGTCATTTTTAATATCGGAATTTCATGGCTACATAGGGGTACCAGCCTTCATTTGAATGTCCCATTAAAAAGCGAAATACAGTTAATGATGCAGGTGCGAAATAAATGCCACCGCCATATCCCTGATGCCATACTTTTGACTCCTCTCCCTTACGCCAAACCCGGCCTACATCATGAAAACCCAGCAAGCCAAATTGCCCTGGCACAATGTAATTGATAAAATCGGTTACCTTTAGCCTCAGTTCCAGGTTATTGTATAAGCTATGCTGCCCACCAAAGCGGAATTCGCGATACCCCAGCAAATTGCCCTGCCCCCCTAAATATTGCGATTGATAAAAGGCCTGTTGGCCCAGGGTGATACCACCGCCAATGCGATCGGTCAGAACAATCCCTTTCTTTTTGTGAATAGGCTGGTAAACAGAAAAGGCTGCGCTGAGTTGTGCCATCGAATTGGAGAACTGGTTTAAGCCTTTGTAAGCCAGCAAACGGGTTTCCAGATAAGTACCCGTAGCCGGCAATATATCGCTGTTGCGGTTATTGTTGATAAAATTAAAGGCCAGCCCCGCATACACTTTGTCCTTATTGATATGGGCGCTATCGGCCGAGTTCAGCTCGTTTATCCGTTCAATAAACCTTCCATCATTGTCATCCCTGCTGTAGCGATAATATTGAAAAGAAGGGCCAACCCCAAAGGTCCATTTCGCATTGCTCCACCTCAGGGCCGGATCAAATTGGTACAGGCTAAACCTTGCGCGGTAGTAGCGCACAAAATCTCCTGTTTTATTAAATTTTGTTTCATTTCCCAATCCATAAAAATTCTGCGAATTCTCGGGGGCAAATACATCCGCACGCAGTGTAATGTCAGTTTTACCCCATACCCTAAACATTTCGGCATTGTAATTAAACCTGAACCCTTCGGTAGCAAAAGAATGCAGAAAGGAAAAGGAATGTATACTGCCCACCGGAAACTTCCTGAAACCGGGCTGCACTATTTTATACGAAAGTCCCAATAAAAGCCTGTCGTCGATGTTATACCCTGCATTTAGCAGCAATGTTCTACGCGTATACAAATCCGTTGCTACAAAATGCGTGTTCGAAGTATCGCTGTCAAAGTGCTTGCTGATGCGCCCTGTTTGCCCGCTCAACTTCACATTGTTGTCCATACCGTATACCGGCACCTTTCTGATTGCATTTTCAATATGATATTTTTTCTCCCCCTCTACCCCAATGATGCGGAGTTTAATGGTCGATGTGCTGTTGTTTAAAATCAGGCTGTCGTTGCCATCCTTTACATACAGCCTGATTTCCTTGGTTACCGATGGATCAAATGTCCGGTCAAAAATCAGCTCTTTCAGCGAACCGTCTTTTGCAATTTTCTGCATGGTAATCTTTAATGCGTTCCCGGGTGCATCGCTAATCTGTATAAACTCATTTTTGTTACTGGCCTGCACATCTACAATGCGGCTGATGAAATGATAATACTTATTCATCGTCTCAGGCAGTTTTGCCCTTCTGTCTTTTAGCTGGGCCAACAGATTCTTGTGCCGTAGTGAATAGCCCGGTTCAGGCAATTTCTTCAAAGCGCTTTCAAACAGGTCGTCTGTTAACGAAGCGCAAAACTCGGCCACAATACGATTCCATTGGGTTTCATCTATACCCGAAAACCACTTGCTATACAATGCCCTCCCCTCCCAAAAAAACCAGTTCACATCGGGCAGGCTCCTTTCATAGCCCTGTATCATGGGCAACAACCACGACGATTGCGCGTATCGGGGTATCAATCCTTCCGACAAATAAAAAACCTGGTCCCTGTCGCGCGGAATAGGCTGATACATAGTAGATCCATTTTCCTGTTTCACCGGCTTCCAGCGCCACTGATCCTCATGCCTGTCCCAGTCGCCCAGCAGGGCATCCAGGGCCTTGGCTTTCACAAACAAAGGGCCGTCATAGGTATTGTCACTGTTGTCGTTCAGCTTGCGCATCATCTTTTCCGAGTTATCGGTATCCCCTGCAGGCTCTCTTTCTTCCAGCAGGCACAAGGTATTGGCAAACACTTTGGCATATATCCCCAGTTTTTCATCGGGCAATACCCAACCAATCATGGGGTCGCTATGCGGCACACCTACTGCATTGGCAATTACAGGCACCACCAATGCCGAGAAAGGATTTTGTGCCGACATATTATCCTTCACCACCTCGCCGGCAAAAGTTTTCCTGAACACCGCAGGTAAAAGTATCTCCGGAAATTTTTCTACACTCCTCAACACCCACTCTTTGCCTTGCGCATCCACCAGTCGCAACGAATGAGATTGGTTGCCCCCGCCACGCTGCGTGGGTGTCAATCCTCCTTTGATGGTCGAAATCCTGATAGAAGGCACGCGCACCGGCAGTGCATATTCTTTTCGATAGTTTTCGCCAAACAGAAAGCGGTGAAATTTACCTACGCTATCATACTTTGGATAAATTTTTACCGTCACAGAATCCTGGGCAGTAGTAGCCAGGCTTGCAAGTACTAAAATACAAGAGAGGAGAAATTTAGTCATACTGTAAATATCTGAACATAAAGCTACGTATTTCTTGCGCTATGGTAAGATTTTTAAATCCCCGGATATTTAAATAAAGTCCGCTATTTATACTATTTAATACGCTACTTCCTTAAAAGGTTTCAGTTCAATTTACTATTTTAGCGCCAGGCCAGGCGCTTTAAACACCATCTCATTTATGAAAATAGCTTTCTTTTCTGCAAAACCATACGACAAAACATTTTTCACTACATATAATGAAACCTATGGTTTTGAACTGGAATTCTGGGAAACACACCTGGGGCCACATGTAGTGAACGCACTTAGTGAAGGGACACAAGTAGTCTGCGTATTTGTAAATGATAAACTGACAGCAGAGGTAATCAACATCATGGCGTCTAAAGGTGTTAAAGTAATTGCTTTACGCTGTGCCGGCTTCAACAATGTTGACCTTGAATCAGCCAAAAAACATGGCATCAGGGTTTGCCGGGTCCCAGCCTACTCTCCCGAGGCGGTTGCCGAACATGCCGTAGCCATGCTGCTTACCTTAAACAGAAAAACCCACAAGGCCTATAACCGCGTACGTGAGCAGAATTTTTCACTCAATGGACTTTTAGGTTTCAACCTGCATGGCCGCACCGTAGGCGTCATAGGAACGGGAAAAATAGGCAAGGCTTTTATCAAAATCATGCAGGGCTTTGGTTGCAATATATTAGCTTACGATATTTTTGAGGATGAAACTTTAAAGACAGCGGGTGTTCAGTACCTGCCTTTTGATGAGGTATTGGCACAATCGGATATCATTTCTCTCCATTGCCCGCTTACCGACCAAAACCATTACCTGATCAACGAAAGCAGCATTGCAAAAATGAAAAAAGGGGTTACCATCATCAACACCAGTCGCGGCGGACTCATCAATACGCATGATGTGATTCAGAGTTTAAAATCCGGACATATTGCTTATTTAGGAATCGATGTTTACGAGCAGGAAGAAAGCCTGTTCTTTAAAGACCTCTCGGCCTCCGTTATTCAAAATGATGAGATCCAACGCCTGATGAGTTTTTCTAATGTATTGGTTACCGGCCACCAGGCTTTTTTCACGGAAGAAGCCCTCTCACAGATCGCATCCATTACTTTAAACAGTATAAACCACCTCATCAAAGGTTCGGTTCCGGAAGATCAGTCGGTATTGCTGGTGTAAAGCTATATCCCTGCCAGGTCCTGAAACGCTTTTACAAAAGCTTCAAGCTCTTGTTCTGTATTCCGGTCTGTTATATTTCCTGCTACATCAAATTTTCCCTTAACCCCTTGTATCAGTAAAAGGGTATTTTTATTAAACTGAGTTTCCAGGGTACTCATGATCAGCTGTAGTTCCTCATGCCCTTTTATGCCGCTGGCGGAAGCCGTGATTATACCAAGGGGCTTACCCGAAAACACAGTAGTAGCCACACACCATTCTATTGCATTTTTTAATCCACTGGGAATGCTAAAAATATACTCAGGCGTACTGATCAATATCCCGTCAGCTTTCAAAATCGCTTCCCTGAAATTTAAAACTTCCTGCGGTGTATTTTCAAGCGACAGTTCAGGGTCGAAATGCGGCAGTGCAGCCAGCTCATCAAAAACCTGAAAATTTAATTCGTTTTTGGTCAACGCTTCAATTTTCTGTACCAACTTTAAATTTGATGAGTTTTTACTCGCACTTCCAATAATTGCAAAAATATTTTTCTTCATTTCTTCCGCTTAACGCATTAATTCAAATTATTGCTTTTTTTCACTTGACACAGCTAATAAATAGCCGCAAGATACCACATGACAACAAAAATAAATACGATTGCCTGATAAATGTATTGACCTGAAATTAATTACGGCTCTAAATCAGCAATAATTTCAATAACTTTGTAACTCAATGAAAATCAGCGGACCGACATATCCTCATCAAAAAAACTATTCAAAATGGCTGTTTGCGGCTATTCTGATCCTGAGTTTTTTTAATTTTTCGGGCTTCAGCATTTCCATTGCCCAGGTCAAATCCGATACCCAGCAAACAGGTAGTTTAGGAAATGTTAAGGCCCAAACGGCAAAAAGCATCAGTTATAAAAG
Encoded proteins:
- a CDS encoding BamA/TamA family outer membrane protein — its product is MTKFLLSCILVLASLATTAQDSVTVKIYPKYDSVGKFHRFLFGENYRKEYALPVRVPSIRISTIKGGLTPTQRGGGNQSHSLRLVDAQGKEWVLRSVEKFPEILLPAVFRKTFAGEVVKDNMSAQNPFSALVVPVIANAVGVPHSDPMIGWVLPDEKLGIYAKVFANTLCLLEEREPAGDTDNSEKMMRKLNDNSDNTYDGPLFVKAKALDALLGDWDRHEDQWRWKPVKQENGSTMYQPIPRDRDQVFYLSEGLIPRYAQSSWLLPMIQGYERSLPDVNWFFWEGRALYSKWFSGIDETQWNRIVAEFCASLTDDLFESALKKLPEPGYSLRHKNLLAQLKDRRAKLPETMNKYYHFISRIVDVQASNKNEFIQISDAPGNALKITMQKIAKDGSLKELIFDRTFDPSVTKEIRLYVKDGNDSLILNNSTSTIKLRIIGVEGEKKYHIENAIRKVPVYGMDNNVKLSGQTGRISKHFDSDTSNTHFVATDLYTRRTLLLNAGYNIDDRLLLGLSYKIVQPGFRKFPVGSIHSFSFLHSFATEGFRFNYNAEMFRVWGKTDITLRADVFAPENSQNFYGLGNETKFNKTGDFVRYYRARFSLYQFDPALRWSNAKWTFGVGPSFQYYRYSRDDNDGRFIERINELNSADSAHINKDKVYAGLAFNFINNNRNSDILPATGTYLETRLLAYKGLNQFSNSMAQLSAAFSVYQPIHKKKGIVLTDRIGGGITLGQQAFYQSQYLGGQGNLLGYREFRFGGQHSLYNNLELRLKVTDFINYIVPGQFGLLGFHDVGRVWRKGEESKVWHQGYGGGIYFAPASLTVFRFLMGHSNEGWYPYVAMKFRY
- a CDS encoding 2-hydroxyacid dehydrogenase; amino-acid sequence: MKIAFFSAKPYDKTFFTTYNETYGFELEFWETHLGPHVVNALSEGTQVVCVFVNDKLTAEVINIMASKGVKVIALRCAGFNNVDLESAKKHGIRVCRVPAYSPEAVAEHAVAMLLTLNRKTHKAYNRVREQNFSLNGLLGFNLHGRTVGVIGTGKIGKAFIKIMQGFGCNILAYDIFEDETLKTAGVQYLPFDEVLAQSDIISLHCPLTDQNHYLINESSIAKMKKGVTIINTSRGGLINTHDVIQSLKSGHIAYLGIDVYEQEESLFFKDLSASVIQNDEIQRLMSFSNVLVTGHQAFFTEEALSQIASITLNSINHLIKGSVPEDQSVLLV
- a CDS encoding NADPH-dependent FMN reductase; amino-acid sequence: MKKNIFAIIGSASKNSSNLKLVQKIEALTKNELNFQVFDELAALPHFDPELSLENTPQEVLNFREAILKADGILISTPEYIFSIPSGLKNAIEWCVATTVFSGKPLGIITASASGIKGHEELQLIMSTLETQFNKNTLLLIQGVKGKFDVAGNITDRNTEQELEAFVKAFQDLAGI